The genomic DNA TTTGCGTGCTCCAAAGTGCGAGCGCGGCGACTTTATCGAAGTCAAAAAGATTACCAATGTAGAAAGCAGTTGCTGTAGAAATGCAAAAAAAAGCACCGCTATTTAGAATGGGTTCGTAGACGCTCAATATGCAAATAAGCAGTAGTAAACCTTCTAGGAAGGAACAATATTTTCTTAAGAAAAGAAAGAGTGCGACGGGGAAAATGGTGAGCGATAGACGTATTGGATAAAAGAAATGGTTCAATAAAAGCTCAAGAAGGAGAATAACGACTAACCGTTGAACAGCGGTGACTTTGGCAGCATAGGGAATGGAGCTAGAGATCATGTGTTTGAATGACGGCGACCTCGCAAATGTTGCTCATTGAAGGCAATGCAACTGTAGCCTGCAAGAAAAATCCATCTCCTTGGGGCTCAAGAGAGAGGACTGTTCCTAACGCCAGCGAAGCGACTCCTTTTTGTAAAGAAATGGGAAGAACGGTCGTTCCGGGTTTGAGAGTTTTTAGCGATGTTGGTATATTTGTGACACGTCCGCGGCGCTCCATAGAATTTTTGAGAGACGAAGACTGACCGCCATGAAAAATCATAGGGGTAGGGTTTGGCGCAGATTCTAACGTAACCGCGAGATGAAATTTGGGACTTGTTGTTAAAATAACAGTTGCGTGGTGCTCTTGAACAGAAGCAATTTTGCCAATGACACTAATCTCAGGGGGCGTATTAGAACTGTTTGGGGAAATGGCAGCGACCACGAGATCATTTTCGCCAATGCTGTCCGCAGAGCCTTTATTAATAATAAATTGGTCCCACCACGCGGAGACTTCGCGCTTAATGACACGTGCGTAACATTTTTTTAATTTCAATTGATCACCCAGATGCATTAATTGTTCCAGTTGTTGGATGCGCTCTAATCGATGCTGATCCTCGTGATGTTGCCGATGGAGCTCCGTATTTTCGTTCCATAATTGTGTACAAAGGGCAACAAGTTCATTTTGAGAACACGCTTTGAAACGTAAGGCATCAAGCTTTCGATGAGTACTGTCTACTAATTCATAGAAAGGGAGTGTTGTTGATTGTAAAAATATGCGTGGCGAAAATGACTTAACCCAACAAACAAGGGCGGCGATGATCAGAAACAACCATCCAAACCATCGGAAAGGCACCATGATTAATCATCTGCAAGGAGCGCGCCGAGGTCTTGGAGAACCATACCCGTTCCATTAGCGACGGCGTAAAGCGGATTATCAGCAACAATGGCTGGAAGCCCAGTCGCTTCACTAATGGCTCGATCGAGCTTGCGAATCATTGATCCACCACCGGCAAGGACGACACCACGATCGACGAGATCAGACGATAACTCTGGTGGGCACTTTTCGAGGGCGATTTTGATGACCTCGACAATCCCTGAGACTGCTTCACGTAGAGCTTCTCGGACCTCGGTTGATGTAATTTTGATGGTTCGGGGAAGTCCAATAATCGCGTCGCGTCCTTTGACGGTAAGTTCTAATTCATTATCGAGAGGTGCTGCCGAGCCGATACGGATCTTGATCTCTTCCGCCGTCCGCTCGCCAATAATGAGGTTGTACATTTTTTTGACGTAAGCAATGATCGACTGATCGATCGCATCG from Verrucomicrobiota bacterium includes the following:
- a CDS encoding rod shape-determining protein MreC, which gives rise to MVPFRWFGWLFLIIAALVCWVKSFSPRIFLQSTTLPFYELVDSTHRKLDALRFKACSQNELVALCTQLWNENTELHRQHHEDQHRLERIQQLEQLMHLGDQLKLKKCYARVIKREVSAWWDQFIINKGSADSIGENDLVVAAISPNSSNTPPEISVIGKIASVQEHHATVILTTSPKFHLAVTLESAPNPTPMIFHGGQSSSLKNSMERRGRVTNIPTSLKTLKPGTTVLPISLQKGVASLALGTVLSLEPQGDGFFLQATVALPSMSNICEVAVIQTHDL